In Halorhabdus rudnickae, the following proteins share a genomic window:
- a CDS encoding NADH-quinone oxidoreductase subunit A, with protein sequence MSNPWIAIGALAVVGLAIPLAMMAVSALLRPSVPEQSKRATYESGEVPTGDTRIRFNIQYYMVALLFVVFDIETVLIFPWTVIYSDAVDAVGLGPALLPMVVFIGILAVGLAWAWRNGAVRWVRSPRAQRQYSE encoded by the coding sequence ATGAGCAATCCCTGGATCGCGATCGGGGCCCTGGCGGTGGTCGGCCTGGCCATCCCACTGGCGATGATGGCCGTCTCGGCCCTGCTCCGCCCGAGCGTCCCCGAACAGAGCAAACGAGCCACCTACGAGAGCGGCGAGGTGCCCACCGGCGACACGCGGATCCGGTTCAACATCCAGTACTACATGGTCGCGTTGCTGTTCGTCGTCTTCGACATCGAGACTGTCCTCATCTTCCCCTGGACGGTCATCTACAGTGACGCGGTCGACGCCGTCGGCCTCGGCCCCGCCCTGCTACCGATGGTGGTATTCATCGGTATTCTGGCCGTCGGCCTCGCCTGGGCGTGGCGTAACGGCGCAGTCAGGTGGGTGCGCAGTCCGCGCGCACAGCGACAGTACAGCGAGTGA
- a CDS encoding NADH-quinone oxidoreductase subunit B, whose translation MSSEHTPPADSIETKSTREARMGEGVDDRFNSRLREAFGSSPFILTKFDQFMNWVRGSSMFMLQFGIACCSIEMMHTYAVKHDLDRFHAGVPRASPRQADVMIVPGTIVSKFAPRMKRVYDQVPEPKFVIGMGSCTISGGPFQEGYNVVKGAEEVIPVDIHVPGCPPRPEALVYGVAKLQERIANGESSPVVVKPYELEEFGDLEEDELVEHLADQIDEDDLVMRYNWVDSP comes from the coding sequence ATGAGTAGCGAGCATACACCGCCGGCCGACAGCATCGAGACGAAATCGACTCGTGAGGCCCGTATGGGCGAGGGGGTCGACGACCGCTTTAACTCCCGGCTTCGGGAGGCCTTTGGCTCCTCGCCGTTCATCCTCACGAAGTTCGACCAGTTCATGAACTGGGTCCGGGGCTCGTCGATGTTCATGTTGCAGTTCGGGATCGCCTGCTGCTCGATCGAGATGATGCACACCTACGCGGTCAAACACGACCTCGATCGCTTCCACGCGGGCGTCCCCCGTGCCTCGCCCCGGCAGGCGGACGTGATGATCGTCCCAGGGACGATCGTCTCGAAGTTCGCTCCGCGGATGAAGCGTGTCTACGACCAAGTGCCCGAACCGAAGTTCGTCATTGGCATGGGGTCGTGTACCATCTCCGGAGGTCCCTTCCAGGAAGGGTACAACGTCGTGAAGGGCGCCGAGGAGGTCATTCCGGTCGACATTCACGTCCCGGGCTGTCCACCCCGTCCCGAGGCGCTGGTCTACGGCGTCGCGAAACTACAAGAGCGCATCGCCAACGGCGAGTCCTCGCCTGTCGTGGTCAAGCCCTACGAACTCGAGGAGTTCGGCGATCTCGAGGAGGACGAACTCGTCGAGCACCTCGCCGATCAGATCGACGAAGACGATCTAGTGATGCGGTACAACTGGGTTGATTCGCCATGA
- a CDS encoding NADH-quinone oxidoreductase subunit D, whose product MSLQDRSPTEPDVGVDEDGLDYDELETLLDGHVLDRETHENAEGFVIRPDEVQAVLSTLKEEAGFDHCSAVTAQEYDDRFESIYHLKKFEDPTQELSVVVPTSKDNPVSESAASVYDTADWHEREAYDLVGINYEGHPDLRRILLPETWQGHPLSERYNQTQPQVVPLREHANPLEEDHRGDGEDADTMFVNIGPHHPATHGVLHVKTVLDGEQIVDLDPDIGYLHRSEEQMCEQGTYRHQIMPYPDRWDYTPGGLLNEWAYARAAEDLADIDVPEYAQVLRTMGAELTRIAAHMLAVGTFGLDLYGDFTVIFMYAIRDREVVQNLLEDLTGQRLMFNYFRLGGVAWDLPEPREEYLDKVREFTAEIPDRLEEYHNLISGNEIFQMRCVDTGILPPETAKSYGATGPVARGSGIDYDLRRDDPYGYYDELDWDVITEDGCDNYARLLVRLKEVEESAKIIRQCADLLEDWPEDDRTIQSNVPRTLRPDPDKEIYRAVEGAKGELGIYIRSDGTDKPARFKIRSPCFSNLQTLPVMSEGEYIPDMVASLGSLDIVLGEVDR is encoded by the coding sequence ATGAGTTTGCAGGATCGTTCCCCCACAGAGCCCGATGTCGGCGTCGACGAGGACGGGCTGGACTACGACGAACTCGAGACACTACTGGACGGGCACGTCCTCGACCGTGAGACCCACGAAAACGCCGAGGGGTTCGTGATCCGGCCGGACGAAGTCCAGGCAGTCCTCTCGACGCTGAAGGAGGAGGCCGGCTTCGATCACTGTTCGGCGGTGACGGCCCAGGAGTACGACGATCGCTTCGAGTCGATCTACCACCTCAAGAAGTTCGAGGATCCGACCCAGGAACTCAGCGTCGTCGTCCCGACCAGCAAGGACAACCCGGTCAGCGAATCGGCTGCCTCGGTCTACGACACCGCGGACTGGCACGAGCGGGAGGCCTACGACCTCGTCGGCATAAACTACGAGGGCCACCCGGATCTGCGACGGATCCTCCTGCCCGAAACCTGGCAGGGACACCCCCTCTCGGAACGCTACAACCAGACCCAGCCACAGGTCGTCCCGCTGCGAGAACACGCTAACCCACTTGAGGAAGACCATCGCGGAGACGGCGAGGACGCGGACACGATGTTCGTCAACATCGGTCCACACCATCCGGCTACTCACGGTGTCCTGCACGTAAAGACGGTCCTGGACGGCGAGCAGATCGTCGACCTGGATCCCGACATCGGCTACCTCCATCGCTCTGAAGAGCAGATGTGCGAGCAGGGCACCTACCGCCACCAGATCATGCCCTACCCCGACCGGTGGGACTACACGCCCGGCGGATTGCTCAACGAGTGGGCCTACGCGCGGGCCGCCGAGGACCTCGCGGACATCGACGTCCCCGAGTACGCCCAGGTACTGCGGACGATGGGCGCCGAACTCACGCGGATCGCCGCGCATATGCTCGCCGTCGGGACGTTCGGCCTGGATCTGTACGGCGACTTCACGGTCATCTTCATGTACGCCATCCGCGACCGGGAAGTCGTCCAGAACCTACTGGAGGACCTGACCGGCCAGCGGCTCATGTTCAACTACTTCCGGTTAGGCGGAGTCGCCTGGGACCTGCCGGAACCCCGCGAGGAGTACCTGGATAAAGTCCGGGAGTTCACGGCAGAGATTCCGGACCGCCTTGAGGAGTATCACAACCTCATCTCGGGCAACGAGATCTTCCAGATGCGCTGCGTGGACACGGGGATCCTCCCGCCCGAGACCGCCAAATCCTACGGCGCGACGGGGCCGGTCGCCCGCGGATCAGGGATCGATTACGACCTCCGGCGGGACGACCCCTACGGTTATTACGACGAACTCGACTGGGACGTCATCACGGAGGACGGCTGTGACAACTACGCTCGACTGCTCGTCCGTCTCAAGGAAGTCGAGGAGTCGGCGAAGATCATCAGGCAGTGTGCCGACCTGCTGGAAGACTGGCCCGAAGACGACCGAACGATCCAGTCGAACGTCCCCCGGACGCTCCGACCCGACCCGGACAAAGAGATCTACCGGGCCGTCGAGGGTGCGAAAGGTGAACTCGGTATCTACATCCGCAGCGACGGCACCGACAAACCCGCGCGCTTCAAGATCCGCAGTCCCTGCTTCTCGAACCTCCAGACGCTGCCGGTCATGTCCGAAGGCGAGTACATCCCGGACATGGTCGCCTCGCTGGGGAGCCTCGACATCGTGCTCGGGGAGGTTGACCGATGA
- a CDS encoding complex I subunit 1/NuoH family protein gives MIPLQAFTLTDRILDLLGLGTGNPLVVFGISILAAGLVGTFVLLNTAVAGPYAKRKITAAFTDRISVNRIGPAGIGTIVVDSVRLLSKELIIPENADRPAYDLAPIVLAGSALLGFAVIPMGSGIQVADPEIGLAYVFAVASIASLGLLMAGYASNNKYSFLGGLRAVAQNIAYEIPLVLTGASVVLFAGSLRLSEIVAAQEGTLLALGPVAIPNWFAFVNPFAFALFMAANLAEVGRNPFDIPEAPTEIVAGYQTEYSSVYFVLFYLGEFIHIFLGGAIIATLFLGGPAGPVLPGIVWFTIKIWSVFLFTQWARSAVPRVRIDQLIEIGWKGLLVLSLLNLVLTAVIVGVIA, from the coding sequence ATGATCCCGTTGCAGGCCTTCACGTTGACCGACCGCATCCTCGACCTGCTCGGCCTGGGGACCGGCAATCCCCTCGTTGTTTTCGGTATATCGATCCTCGCGGCAGGACTGGTCGGTACGTTCGTCCTGTTGAACACAGCAGTCGCCGGTCCCTACGCCAAGCGAAAGATCACTGCCGCCTTCACCGACCGGATTTCAGTCAACCGGATCGGGCCAGCCGGCATCGGGACGATCGTTGTCGACTCGGTCCGGTTGCTCTCGAAGGAACTCATCATCCCGGAGAACGCTGACCGCCCGGCCTACGATCTGGCCCCGATCGTCCTCGCGGGATCTGCGTTGCTCGGCTTCGCCGTGATCCCGATGGGCTCGGGCATCCAGGTAGCCGATCCCGAGATCGGACTGGCGTACGTCTTCGCAGTCGCCTCGATCGCCTCGCTGGGTCTGTTGATGGCGGGATACGCCTCGAACAACAAGTACTCGTTTCTGGGCGGACTGCGCGCCGTCGCCCAGAACATCGCCTACGAGATTCCCCTCGTGTTGACGGGGGCCTCGGTCGTTCTCTTTGCGGGATCGCTCCGACTCAGCGAGATCGTCGCCGCCCAGGAAGGGACGCTGTTGGCCCTCGGGCCCGTCGCGATTCCCAACTGGTTCGCGTTCGTCAACCCCTTCGCGTTCGCGCTGTTCATGGCTGCGAACCTCGCTGAAGTGGGCCGGAATCCCTTCGACATCCCCGAAGCGCCGACCGAGATCGTCGCCGGATACCAGACGGAATATTCCAGCGTCTACTTCGTGTTGTTCTACCTGGGGGAGTTCATCCATATCTTCCTCGGTGGGGCGATCATCGCCACGCTGTTCCTCGGCGGGCCGGCCGGGCCGGTCCTGCCGGGCATCGTCTGGTTCACGATCAAGATCTGGTCGGTATTCCTGTTCACCCAGTGGGCCCGCTCGGCGGTGCCCCGGGTGCGCATCGATCAACTGATCGAAATCGGCTGGAAGGGCCTGCTCGTGCTCTCGCTGCTCAACCTGGTGTTGACGGCCGTTATCGTCGGGGTGATCGCCTGA
- a CDS encoding NuoI/complex I 23 kDa subunit family protein: MIGILKGLATTMKHALDGKTFTVKYPETAPEVSPRFRGVHKYSQERCIWCRQCENVCPNDTIQIVMDDQRNGEQYNLHVGQCIYCRLCEEVCPTDAILLTQNFEFTGDTKDDLAYNKEQLKNVPWYKDIDPLESREPDRGSWVGEGEGEVDYQ, translated from the coding sequence ATGATCGGCATTCTCAAAGGACTCGCGACGACGATGAAACACGCCCTGGACGGCAAGACCTTCACGGTGAAATATCCCGAGACTGCGCCGGAGGTCAGCCCCCGGTTCCGGGGCGTCCACAAGTACAGTCAGGAGCGGTGTATCTGGTGTCGCCAGTGTGAGAACGTCTGTCCGAACGACACCATCCAGATCGTCATGGATGACCAGCGCAACGGCGAGCAGTACAACCTCCACGTCGGCCAGTGTATCTACTGCCGGCTCTGTGAGGAAGTCTGCCCGACCGATGCCATTCTGCTGACCCAGAACTTCGAGTTCACCGGCGACACCAAGGACGATCTGGCCTACAACAAAGAACAACTCAAGAACGTCCCCTGGTACAAGGATATCGACCCGCTGGAATCGCGGGAACCGGACCGTGGTAGCTGGGTCGGCGAGGGCGAAGGCGAAGTGGATTACCAGTAG
- a CDS encoding type II toxin-antitoxin system VapC family toxin produces the protein MAATVVDTGILVAMADADDEHHDVAMEIVRGMDRGDLPTGRVTNYVALETLNWIHSRKRHGKAVETYERLNQSAGFEVLHAAQKDFTSALNLFGTHTGLSFGDATIAAYMQREGIEYLYSFDDDFDVVEHITRLETAADPFS, from the coding sequence ATGGCAGCCACAGTCGTCGATACAGGTATTCTCGTCGCAATGGCGGACGCCGACGACGAACACCACGACGTCGCCATGGAGATCGTCCGTGGAATGGATCGTGGTGACCTCCCAACCGGCCGGGTGACGAACTACGTTGCGCTCGAAACATTGAACTGGATCCACTCACGGAAACGCCACGGAAAGGCCGTAGAGACGTACGAACGCCTGAACCAGTCTGCTGGATTCGAGGTACTCCACGCGGCACAGAAGGACTTCACCAGCGCTTTGAACCTCTTCGGAACCCACACAGGACTGTCGTTCGGAGACGCAACTATCGCCGCGTACATGCAACGTGAGGGGATCGAGTACCTGTACTCCTTCGATGACGACTTCGATGTCGTCGAGCACATTACACGTCTCGAAACAGCGGCCGACCCGTTCAGCTGA